A window of Ardenticatena maritima contains these coding sequences:
- a CDS encoding class I SAM-dependent methyltransferase, with amino-acid sequence MDERTYLRTQQYGTAANLNARIELHRRFSTNTYPWHTWVLDHIHAPNNARILEVGCGPASLWRDHLARIPTAWRIVLADLSEGMVREAHAHVGRDPRFAFLSADIQALPFEDASFDTVIANHMLYHVPDIETALREVRRVLKPGGRFYAATNGPRHLAQFHEWAHRLGREWLTFDRSTLQERFLLHNGERLLRAHFQHVRRDDYPDALHITAIEPLLAYIASTPVGQSLRADEWEALRTLLEDELAREGVIIVEKESGLFEAW; translated from the coding sequence ATGGACGAGCGCACCTACCTGCGCACCCAACAGTACGGCACAGCCGCCAACCTGAACGCCCGCATTGAACTGCATCGCCGTTTCAGCACGAACACCTACCCGTGGCACACCTGGGTTCTCGACCACATCCACGCCCCAAACAACGCCCGCATTCTCGAAGTGGGGTGTGGTCCCGCCTCTCTCTGGCGCGACCACCTGGCGCGGATTCCAACGGCGTGGCGCATTGTGTTGGCGGATTTGTCGGAAGGCATGGTGCGCGAAGCCCACGCCCACGTGGGGCGCGATCCCCGCTTTGCCTTCCTGAGCGCCGACATTCAAGCCCTGCCCTTCGAGGACGCTTCTTTTGATACCGTCATCGCCAACCACATGCTCTACCACGTCCCCGACATTGAAACGGCGTTGCGCGAAGTGCGCCGCGTGCTCAAACCGGGCGGGCGCTTTTACGCCGCCACAAACGGACCCCGCCACCTGGCGCAATTTCACGAATGGGCGCACCGCCTGGGGCGCGAATGGCTGACGTTCGACCGCAGCACATTGCAAGAGCGCTTCTTGCTGCACAATGGCGAACGCTTGCTCCGCGCCCATTTTCAACATGTGCGCCGCGACGACTATCCCGACGCGCTGCACATCACCGCAATCGAGCCGCTTCTGGCGTACATTGCTTCCACGCCGGTAGGGCAATCGCTTCGCGCAGACGAGTGGGAAGCACTGCGCACCCTGCTGGAAGACGAATTGGCGCGTGAAGGCGTCATCATCGTGGAAAAAGAAAGCGGCTTGTTCGAGGCATGGTAA
- a CDS encoding pyrophosphohydrolase domain-containing protein produces the protein MDPLTLVREFHERFGVEIADAPTLPPPHLRELRLRLIQEEMEELCEAARQEDLPAIARELADLLYVCYGMALVYGLPIHEVFAEIHASNMSKLGPDGEPIRREDGKVLKGPNFRPPNVAALLANASSG, from the coding sequence ATGGACCCGCTGACACTGGTACGCGAATTTCATGAACGGTTTGGGGTTGAAATTGCCGACGCGCCGACGCTCCCGCCGCCGCATCTGCGCGAATTGCGCTTGCGGCTCATCCAGGAAGAGATGGAAGAGTTATGTGAAGCCGCACGCCAGGAAGATTTACCCGCCATTGCCCGCGAACTGGCGGATTTGCTGTACGTCTGCTACGGGATGGCGCTGGTGTATGGTCTGCCCATTCACGAAGTCTTTGCCGAAATTCACGCCAGCAACATGAGCAAACTCGGTCCCGATGGAGAGCCTATCCGTCGCGAAGATGGGAAAGTGCTCAAAGGTCCCAATTTTCGCCCGCCGAATGTCGCGGCACTGCTGGCAAACGCATCATCCGGGTGA
- a CDS encoding copper chaperone PCu(A)C, which translates to MKKFLGILGFLLVALTACGGAGESEGTLEVRDAWSRPVQQMAMGMDAGESGEMSHNHEDGEMAAMGTPGVIFATIVNETNTADRLLRVETDVAERVEIHRTEVDANGVAKMMPQPNGVEIPAGETVRFEPGGYHVMLMGMQRDLQVGDTFEATFVFEKAGSITVTVEVREQ; encoded by the coding sequence ATGAAGAAGTTTCTTGGCATACTCGGTTTTTTGCTGGTGGCGTTGACAGCCTGCGGCGGCGCTGGTGAATCGGAAGGGACGCTTGAAGTGCGTGATGCCTGGTCGCGCCCGGTGCAGCAGATGGCGATGGGGATGGACGCCGGCGAGAGTGGCGAGATGTCGCACAACCATGAGGATGGCGAGATGGCGGCGATGGGCACGCCGGGCGTCATCTTTGCCACCATCGTCAATGAGACTAACACCGCCGATCGCCTGTTGCGTGTTGAAACCGACGTAGCGGAGCGCGTGGAAATTCACCGCACGGAAGTTGACGCGAACGGCGTTGCCAAAATGATGCCCCAACCCAATGGCGTGGAAATTCCCGCCGGCGAAACGGTGCGCTTTGAGCCGGGCGGCTATCACGTCATGCTGATGGGGATGCAGCGCGATTTGCAGGTGGGGGATACGTTCGAGGCGACGTTTGTTTTCGAGAAAGCCGGTTCCATCACGGTGACGGTTGAAGTGCGTGAGCAGTAG
- a CDS encoding SCO family protein encodes MQQRRRLIVMAGIALVGVVALLFVVQQMRPPVFYGTAFEPGRVPPDVPMESTRGAEMRLSDLRGKYVVLFFGYTHCPDVCPTTMLKLRNMMAQLSPEEAEQVQVVFVSVDPEHDTLDRLKNYVESYNPSFIGLRGTPDALAQLATPLGIYYADQSQGETILFDHTASVLLIDPDGNLKLLWAPTLTAEEMAADLKALLD; translated from the coding sequence ATGCAGCAACGCAGACGGTTGATTGTGATGGCGGGTATCGCGCTTGTTGGCGTGGTGGCGCTTTTGTTCGTCGTTCAGCAAATGCGCCCACCGGTTTTCTATGGCACCGCGTTTGAGCCGGGGCGTGTTCCGCCGGATGTTCCCATGGAAAGCACACGCGGCGCTGAAATGCGGTTGAGCGATTTGCGCGGCAAGTACGTCGTGCTCTTTTTTGGTTATACCCATTGCCCCGACGTCTGTCCGACAACCATGCTGAAACTGCGCAACATGATGGCGCAACTTTCACCGGAAGAGGCTGAACAGGTGCAAGTGGTGTTTGTTTCGGTGGACCCTGAACATGACACGCTCGACCGCCTCAAAAACTATGTGGAAAGTTATAACCCCTCTTTCATCGGCTTGCGGGGGACGCCGGACGCCCTGGCGCAATTGGCAACGCCGTTGGGCATTTACTATGCCGACCAATCGCAAGGTGAAACGATTTTGTTCGACCATACCGCGAGCGTCCTGCTGATTGACCCGGACGGCAATCTCAAATTGCTATGGGCGCCCACACTCACCGCTGAGGAAATGGCGGCTGACCTGAAAGCCCTTTTGGACTAG
- a CDS encoding protein kinase domain-containing protein: MSVEWQPTPRFRVVRLIDRRPGYDLFEGVDVEHDRIVWIKRFLPELNQSSAFYDRWYDRLWRLRELALPTLPTLLDFGATEDGTLYQVEYPPAGISLSQWMAEAHLGEPEMTVTVGTAIVEALAPVHAAGVAHGALTPATIYILEEPHNHLHVTFAAWELSDMLAVGYDVPDVHPYLAPERLENPSAPFTTAADVYSLGVILYEMLTQHSPFAPNDTSRLYPTPPSRYNPLLSETLETLILRCLSPNPYMRPPTARVLARTLPLALHDRVYEVAHSMGAEAQAAPVRASSSPETMFSMGVLSALLLVMLVAFVWQVSQGNNGASAPASPAVSTPAAETVEAPAIVTTPDLFGLSLDDATATLEAAGLQRGLVRYAYDAAVPAGLVIEQNPRADVQVLAGTAVDLIVSLGPPPE, translated from the coding sequence ATGAGCGTTGAATGGCAACCAACCCCTCGTTTTCGCGTTGTGCGGTTGATTGACCGTCGCCCGGGGTATGACCTCTTCGAGGGCGTGGATGTCGAACATGACCGCATTGTCTGGATCAAACGCTTCTTGCCGGAACTGAATCAGTCAAGCGCTTTCTACGACCGCTGGTATGACCGCTTGTGGCGTTTACGCGAATTGGCGCTTCCTACGCTTCCCACGTTGCTTGATTTTGGCGCGACCGAAGATGGCACGCTCTACCAGGTTGAATACCCGCCGGCGGGGATTTCGCTCAGCCAGTGGATGGCGGAAGCCCACTTGGGCGAACCAGAGATGACGGTTACCGTGGGAACGGCGATTGTTGAAGCGCTCGCCCCCGTCCATGCTGCGGGCGTGGCGCATGGGGCGTTGACGCCGGCGACGATTTACATTCTCGAAGAGCCGCACAACCATCTGCATGTGACATTTGCGGCATGGGAACTTTCCGACATGCTGGCGGTAGGCTACGATGTTCCGGATGTTCACCCCTATTTGGCGCCGGAGCGTCTTGAAAACCCGTCAGCGCCCTTCACAACCGCGGCGGATGTGTATTCGTTGGGCGTCATCCTGTATGAAATGCTCACACAGCACTCACCCTTTGCGCCCAACGATACCTCGCGGCTCTACCCGACACCCCCCTCACGGTATAACCCACTGCTTTCCGAGACGCTGGAAACGCTCATTCTGCGTTGTTTGAGCCCCAACCCGTACATGCGCCCGCCAACAGCGCGTGTGTTGGCGCGCACTTTGCCGCTCGCCTTGCACGATCGTGTCTATGAAGTGGCGCATTCAATGGGGGCTGAAGCACAGGCGGCGCCTGTGCGCGCTTCTTCTTCGCCTGAAACGATGTTTTCAATGGGGGTGTTGAGTGCGCTCCTGCTTGTGATGTTGGTGGCGTTTGTCTGGCAGGTTTCGCAAGGAAACAACGGCGCGTCGGCACCAGCCTCGCCGGCGGTAAGCACACCGGCGGCTGAGACGGTGGAAGCGCCCGCCATTGTCACAACCCCTGACCTGTTTGGCTTGTCGCTGGATGATGCCACAGCAACGCTGGAAGCCGCCGGCTTGCAGCGCGGTCTGGTGCGCTATGCCTATGATGCGGCTGTGCCCGCCGGGCTGGTCATCGAGCAGAACCCGCGTGCTGATGTGCAGGTGCTCGCCGGGACAGCCGTCGATTTGATTGTCAGTTTGGGTCCCCCGCCGGAGTGA
- a CDS encoding uracil-DNA glycosylase, producing MSEKQAALEALRRETEAALSTLLTPDQTQVVFGEGNPDAPLMLVGEAPGPQEDREGRPFVGKSGQLLERVLTELGLDRSRDVWISNVVKVWPTRRQGRSLRTRPPNAAERQASWPFFEREVRLIRPKALLLLGGTAAKAVLGRSAVRMRDIRGKWLETPFGIPALVTYHPSYILRMQGMRPDEAERLLAEFRADVRAAAERAGLLAPIHTETTDAGAE from the coding sequence ATGAGCGAAAAACAGGCTGCGCTTGAAGCCTTGCGGCGTGAAACCGAAGCCGCACTTTCTACCCTGTTGACGCCCGACCAAACGCAGGTTGTTTTTGGTGAAGGCAATCCCGATGCGCCGTTGATGCTGGTTGGAGAAGCCCCAGGTCCCCAGGAAGACCGCGAAGGACGCCCGTTTGTGGGCAAGAGCGGGCAGTTGCTGGAACGTGTGTTGACCGAATTGGGGTTAGACCGTTCCCGCGATGTCTGGATTAGCAATGTCGTCAAAGTCTGGCCGACGCGCCGTCAGGGGCGTTCGTTGCGCACACGCCCCCCCAATGCCGCCGAGCGACAGGCGTCCTGGCCCTTTTTCGAGCGTGAAGTGCGCCTGATTCGCCCCAAAGCCCTCTTGCTGTTGGGGGGGACGGCGGCGAAAGCCGTGTTAGGGCGCAGTGCAGTGCGTATGCGTGATATTCGCGGCAAATGGTTGGAAACACCGTTTGGCATTCCCGCCCTGGTGACCTACCACCCTTCCTACATTTTACGAATGCAGGGCATGCGCCCTGATGAAGCCGAGCGCCTTTTGGCTGAATTTCGCGCCGATGTGCGCGCCGCTGCCGAACGGGCTGGCTTACTGGCACCCATCCACACCGAAACCACCGATGCAGGAGCGGAGTGA
- a CDS encoding M23 family metallopeptidase, translated as MSRRSIDTLIGIGVGLLLLLMLFTAAAATSARSRGLATASALNAHASTTGEEALPAEAEPTPTPDASTTPTPAPTLTPTPAFTFPELVRVRPQPATRGSTLTVVGRGGLPTGEHGDGAAFVEFPLWLDEQEVGVLSCYAGACTASLALPPDIAPGTHTLRVEGGATLAFDITTATPTPTPTPPPPTPTPIPTPQATLHFWLERPIPASATNTVARFYPYGSTGEGQYAPHHGVEFVNPLGTPILAPADGTVVFAGSDDTIAVGPTTHFYGNVVVMQLDRQWKGQPVYVLFGHMNEIAVQTGQRVQTGDLLGTVGASGIALGPHLHLEVRVGQNFYDAVRNPQLWLKPLPGHGVLVGQVLTADGEPAREALVTVLPIDEDRVAFYEYTYASDETPPDDEWQENLLIGDIPAGTWRVFADIGGSVVMQIVTIEDGGVGFVRLQAPPRENNP; from the coding sequence ATGTCGCGTCGCTCGATTGACACACTTATCGGAATAGGGGTGGGCTTGCTTTTGCTGTTGATGCTGTTTACAGCCGCCGCCGCTACCTCTGCACGCTCGCGTGGCTTGGCCACGGCGTCGGCGTTGAACGCGCACGCCAGTACCACCGGTGAAGAAGCGCTTCCGGCTGAAGCCGAGCCTACCCCAACCCCCGATGCTTCCACCACACCAACACCGGCGCCGACACTCACGCCCACGCCCGCCTTCACCTTCCCCGAACTTGTGCGTGTGCGCCCACAGCCGGCGACGCGCGGCAGTACGCTCACCGTTGTGGGGCGTGGCGGCTTGCCGACCGGTGAGCATGGCGACGGTGCGGCGTTTGTGGAGTTCCCCCTCTGGCTTGACGAGCAAGAGGTTGGCGTGCTTTCCTGCTATGCCGGCGCTTGCACCGCCAGCCTTGCCCTTCCCCCCGATATTGCGCCCGGCACGCATACGTTGCGCGTGGAAGGGGGGGCGACACTTGCCTTTGATATCACCACAGCCACACCAACACCCACACCAACACCACCCCCGCCGACGCCAACACCCATCCCAACCCCGCAAGCCACACTTCACTTTTGGCTTGAGCGGCCTATTCCGGCGTCGGCGACAAACACAGTGGCGCGGTTTTACCCGTATGGTTCGACGGGTGAAGGGCAATACGCGCCCCATCATGGCGTGGAATTCGTCAACCCGTTGGGAACGCCCATTCTCGCGCCAGCGGATGGCACGGTTGTGTTCGCCGGGAGCGATGACACCATTGCTGTGGGACCCACAACGCACTTCTACGGCAATGTGGTTGTGATGCAACTTGACCGCCAGTGGAAGGGGCAGCCGGTCTATGTGCTCTTTGGGCATATGAACGAGATTGCCGTGCAAACAGGTCAGCGTGTGCAAACGGGCGACCTGTTGGGGACGGTCGGCGCAAGCGGCATTGCGCTTGGTCCACACTTGCATCTGGAAGTGCGCGTGGGGCAAAACTTCTACGATGCGGTGCGCAACCCCCAACTCTGGTTGAAGCCGTTGCCGGGGCATGGTGTGCTGGTGGGGCAGGTGCTCACCGCCGATGGTGAACCGGCGCGCGAGGCGCTGGTGACGGTGTTGCCGATTGATGAAGACCGTGTCGCTTTCTACGAATACACCTACGCCAGCGACGAGACACCGCCTGATGACGAGTGGCAGGAAAACCTGCTCATCGGCGATATTCCGGCGGGCACGTGGCGCGTGTTTGCCGACATAGGGGGAAGTGTGGTCATGCAGATTGTCACCATCGAAGACGGTGGGGTCGGTTTTGTGCGCTTGCAGGCTCCGCCGCGGGAGAACAACCCATGA
- a CDS encoding SH3 domain-containing protein, which yields MPGTFDPRSEFEPSSKRTRRGRGVDITSVRLRTLLSMLVLGLVLVVVLVALSCRREPETTLPGTTSPGNVVATAALATFTPGPSPTALPTITVAPEPTQTPAVPTTVGIGVTVEVVNTDGLGLNMREGPGVTFAIVELLPEGTRLVIVDGPQEVDGFVWWKVQKVDSQVQGWVVEEYIKPVLP from the coding sequence ATGCCCGGCACATTTGACCCACGCTCGGAATTTGAGCCATCGTCAAAGCGCACCCGTCGAGGACGTGGTGTTGACATAACAAGCGTGCGTTTGCGTACCTTGCTTTCCATGCTTGTCTTGGGGCTCGTGCTTGTCGTGGTGTTGGTGGCGCTGAGTTGCCGTCGTGAGCCGGAGACAACGCTCCCCGGTACAACTTCACCTGGGAACGTGGTAGCGACCGCCGCATTGGCAACCTTTACACCGGGACCGTCGCCAACCGCCTTGCCCACGATAACTGTGGCGCCTGAACCGACCCAGACGCCCGCTGTACCGACGACTGTTGGCATTGGCGTGACGGTTGAAGTTGTCAATACCGACGGCTTAGGGTTGAACATGCGCGAGGGACCCGGCGTCACGTTTGCCATTGTCGAATTGTTGCCGGAAGGAACACGGCTTGTGATTGTGGATGGACCTCAAGAGGTTGATGGGTTTGTGTGGTGGAAGGTGCAGAAAGTGGATAGCCAGGTGCAGGGGTGGGTGGTCGAAGAGTATATCAAACCCGTGTTGCCATAG
- a CDS encoding DUF3536 domain-containing protein has product MMKNAALCIHGHFYQPPRHDPITGEIPKEPGAEPYHNWNERIHAECYEPNARLGNFQRISFNIGPTLFAWMETYDPATVRAIIEQDRANVAQFGVGNAIAQAYNHTILPLAAYMDKVTQVRWGIAEFEHRFGRKPEGMWLPETAVDTETLCVLADHGITFTILAPWQAQDPHLDTGRAYRVPLPHGRSINVFFYHPSLSSTISFDPTATANADEFFATRLRPLLEQPMPDGEPRLVLLASDGELYGHHQPFRDYFLQYLLTTTAPCNGVDVTFPARWLREHPARAIMHIRDNTSWSCHHGVLRWSGMCPCTPDGGAWKEAFRDAMNRIGAMLDGVYVEHVQPYISNVWELRHRYIEVILGHRSAEDLIWEMAGKRLDAEITQAIALLLKSQHARQQMFTSCGWFFEDFDRIEPKNNVAYATQAVWFAQQATHRTLAPTAAARLRAVQSRRTGLRGDTIFWQYWAQWQHLAAAYAFAHRG; this is encoded by the coding sequence ATGATGAAAAACGCTGCGCTTTGTATTCACGGTCATTTTTATCAACCCCCTCGGCACGACCCAATCACGGGAGAAATTCCCAAAGAGCCGGGGGCTGAACCCTATCACAACTGGAATGAGCGCATTCATGCGGAATGCTACGAACCGAATGCACGCTTGGGCAATTTTCAGCGCATCAGTTTCAACATTGGCCCCACCCTCTTCGCCTGGATGGAAACGTACGACCCCGCTACGGTGCGCGCCATCATCGAACAAGACCGCGCCAATGTTGCCCAGTTTGGCGTAGGCAACGCGATCGCGCAAGCCTACAACCACACCATTTTGCCCCTCGCCGCCTACATGGACAAAGTCACTCAGGTGCGCTGGGGGATTGCTGAATTTGAGCATCGCTTCGGGCGCAAACCGGAGGGCATGTGGCTGCCTGAAACAGCGGTGGACACGGAAACCTTATGCGTGCTTGCCGACCATGGCATCACGTTTACCATTCTGGCGCCCTGGCAGGCACAAGACCCACACCTGGACACAGGACGCGCGTATCGCGTTCCCTTGCCCCACGGGCGCAGTATCAACGTCTTTTTCTACCACCCGTCGCTGAGCAGTACCATCAGTTTTGACCCCACAGCGACCGCCAATGCGGACGAGTTCTTTGCCACACGCCTGCGCCCTTTGCTCGAACAGCCCATGCCAGATGGTGAACCACGCCTTGTGCTGCTCGCCTCAGATGGCGAACTGTACGGGCACCATCAACCCTTCCGCGATTACTTCTTGCAATACCTGTTGACCACAACAGCCCCGTGCAATGGGGTTGACGTCACATTCCCCGCTCGTTGGCTACGTGAGCACCCTGCTCGCGCCATCATGCACATTCGCGACAACACCTCATGGAGTTGCCACCACGGTGTCTTGCGATGGTCGGGCATGTGCCCATGCACACCTGACGGCGGCGCGTGGAAAGAGGCGTTTCGTGATGCGATGAACCGCATTGGCGCTATGCTGGATGGCGTGTACGTCGAACATGTGCAACCGTACATTTCCAACGTGTGGGAATTGCGTCATCGCTACATCGAAGTCATTTTGGGGCACCGTTCGGCTGAAGACCTGATTTGGGAAATGGCGGGCAAGCGTCTCGATGCAGAAATCACCCAGGCCATCGCTCTGCTGCTGAAATCACAGCACGCGCGCCAACAAATGTTCACCTCATGCGGTTGGTTCTTCGAGGACTTTGACCGCATTGAACCCAAAAACAACGTTGCGTACGCGACCCAAGCGGTGTGGTTCGCCCAACAAGCCACACATCGCACCCTTGCACCAACCGCCGCGGCACGATTGCGTGCGGTGCAAAGTCGTCGCACGGGTTTACGCGGCGATACCATCTTCTGGCAATATTGGGCGCAGTGGCAACATCTCGCCGCAGCATACGCATTCGCACACCGGGGGTAG
- the hpf gene encoding ribosome hibernation-promoting factor, HPF/YfiA family, whose product MDIRVIGNGIEVNDRVEEYLSKKIGKLERYLPEATEAVVELRHEHTKDATKRNVVEVTLFDGRGAVLRGEERSADLYSAIDMVMDKMHRQIEKYKGKRVARARHQHKVEAAMNERLADLQELEDAGEAPLKLVRVKRFAMGPMTPEEAIEQMELLGHNFFIFYNPDEGQVNVVYRRRDGTYGLIIPELV is encoded by the coding sequence ATGGACATTCGAGTCATCGGCAACGGTATCGAAGTGAACGACCGCGTAGAGGAGTATCTGTCGAAGAAGATTGGCAAGCTCGAACGATACCTGCCGGAAGCGACCGAGGCTGTTGTGGAATTGCGCCACGAGCATACGAAAGATGCCACCAAACGCAATGTTGTGGAGGTGACCCTGTTTGACGGGCGTGGGGCGGTGCTCCGTGGCGAGGAGCGCTCGGCTGATTTGTATTCGGCCATTGACATGGTCATGGATAAGATGCACCGCCAGATTGAGAAGTACAAAGGGAAACGTGTCGCGCGCGCACGCCACCAGCACAAGGTGGAAGCCGCGATGAACGAACGCCTGGCTGATTTGCAAGAACTGGAAGACGCCGGTGAGGCGCCGTTGAAGTTGGTGCGCGTCAAGCGTTTCGCCATGGGGCCCATGACGCCCGAAGAAGCCATCGAGCAGATGGAATTGTTGGGGCATAACTTCTTCATCTTCTACAACCCCGATGAAGGGCAGGTGAACGTGGTCTATCGTCGCCGCGATGGTACCTACGGCTTGATTATTCCCGAACTTGTCTAG
- a CDS encoding ComF family protein, with translation MPPALDHLLVVGPHTGNARRAVHALKYRRQRDVAEPLGVLMAFRVTALGFQPDLVVPVPIPPRRLAERGYNQAALLAHVVAREIGAPSVEALTRTRETPPQVGLSRRERLRNVAGAFAIAGDTALSLEGRRVLLVDDVCTTGATMSACAEVFRACGAAMVVGVVLSRSLPPSTK, from the coding sequence TTGCCGCCTGCGCTTGACCATCTGTTAGTGGTGGGACCTCACACGGGCAACGCTCGCCGCGCCGTACACGCCCTGAAATATCGCCGCCAGCGGGATGTGGCGGAGCCGCTGGGTGTCTTGATGGCGTTTCGGGTGACGGCGCTTGGCTTTCAGCCTGACCTTGTGGTGCCTGTGCCAATTCCCCCGCGGCGCTTGGCGGAACGCGGCTATAACCAGGCGGCGTTGCTGGCGCACGTTGTGGCGCGTGAAATTGGCGCGCCTTCTGTGGAAGCGTTGACACGCACACGAGAAACCCCGCCGCAGGTGGGACTTTCACGTCGGGAGCGGTTGCGCAATGTGGCTGGCGCATTCGCAATTGCGGGGGATACAGCCCTCTCCCTTGAAGGGCGGCGTGTGCTTCTGGTTGATGATGTGTGCACCACAGGCGCGACAATGAGCGCATGTGCTGAGGTGTTTCGCGCGTGTGGCGCTGCAATGGTTGTGGGCGTGGTGCTGAGCCGCAGTTTACCCCCTTCCACAAAGTGA
- a CDS encoding DUF192 domain-containing protein yields MAYLRIENTARQTVLCHRARRADSFGSRLRGLMFRRSLVPEDGLLLVPDWSIHTFFMRFPIDVLFLDTDWRVLSAYPSVPPWRVGPVHRGAYAVLELPPGTIARTNTHVGDSLSLQEIEQ; encoded by the coding sequence ATGGCGTACTTGCGTATTGAAAATACGGCGCGGCAAACGGTGCTCTGCCACCGTGCTCGCCGCGCCGATTCATTTGGTTCTCGATTGCGTGGGTTGATGTTTCGGCGCTCCTTGGTGCCGGAAGATGGTTTGTTGCTTGTGCCTGATTGGTCTATTCACACGTTTTTCATGCGGTTCCCCATAGATGTGCTCTTTCTCGATACCGACTGGCGTGTGTTGAGCGCGTACCCCTCTGTTCCACCGTGGCGTGTTGGCCCCGTGCATCGCGGCGCATATGCGGTGCTTGAACTTCCTCCGGGCACGATTGCGCGCACCAATACACACGTTGGCGATAGCCTCTCACTTCAGGAAATCGAACAGTAA
- a CDS encoding type II secretion system F family protein, with amino-acid sequence MLIPLLAALLTGASIFLLVLGLSGALQPETEDVSERIARYGTRQVSSLQELELEEPFTERVLRPLIRSMAQAISRFTPQQVLENQRALLEAAGNPNNWTPADFLGVRGLAAIVLGALPGILLFLSGASFLRVIGFSAGFALLGFLLPGIWINRKIQDRRKQILKTLPDALDLMTISVEAGLGFDQAMSKVAEKWGDNELAKEFNRVITEIRLGKTRREALRDLAERTQVDEIRGFVAAVIQADQLGVSIAKVLRTQSEQMRIRRRQRAEEQAQQASIKMLFPLVFLIFPAIFIVLLGPAIPRIMDALGAL; translated from the coding sequence ATGCTCATCCCACTGTTGGCAGCTTTATTGACGGGGGCAAGCATTTTCTTGCTTGTATTAGGCCTTTCGGGCGCTTTGCAGCCTGAAACAGAAGATGTCAGTGAGCGCATTGCGCGGTATGGGACGCGCCAGGTCTCTTCTTTGCAGGAATTAGAATTAGAAGAGCCTTTTACCGAGCGTGTTTTGCGCCCATTAATTCGTTCTATGGCGCAAGCCATTTCGCGCTTTACCCCCCAACAAGTTCTTGAAAACCAACGTGCCCTCCTTGAAGCCGCTGGTAATCCTAACAATTGGACGCCCGCCGACTTTTTAGGCGTTCGCGGGCTGGCGGCCATTGTGCTTGGGGCTTTGCCCGGTATTTTGCTGTTTTTGAGTGGCGCCTCTTTCCTGCGCGTGATTGGCTTTTCCGCCGGTTTTGCCTTGTTGGGGTTCTTGCTGCCGGGTATTTGGATCAACCGCAAGATTCAGGATCGCCGCAAACAGATTCTCAAAACATTGCCGGACGCTTTGGACTTGATGACGATTAGCGTTGAAGCCGGTTTGGGGTTTGACCAGGCGATGTCAAAGGTCGCTGAGAAGTGGGGCGACAACGAACTTGCCAAGGAGTTCAACCGCGTTATTACCGAAATTCGTTTGGGCAAAACACGCCGTGAAGCGTTGCGTGACTTGGCGGAACGGACGCAGGTGGATGAAATTCGCGGGTTTGTGGCTGCGGTTATCCAGGCTGACCAGCTCGGTGTTTCCATTGCCAAGGTGTTGCGTACACAAAGCGAACAAATGCGTATCCGTCGTCGCCAGCGTGCGGAAGAACAAGCGCAACAGGCTTCCATCAAGATGCTCTTCCCGCTGGTGTTCCTCATTTTCCCCGCCATTTTTATCGTGTTGCTCGGACCGGCGATCCCTCGCATTATGGACGCTTTAGGGGCGCTTTGA